In the genome of Solibacillus silvestris, one region contains:
- a CDS encoding Parasporal protein, translating into MKTNKSLFIAVLMVFALIFSTPQFASAAQTTNDSYPLSTGVTYSNYTHKGSKTSVVNHLEVDLTDSFTKIGLGLPSPVNTLMTTTQHANSHTKEGNRVVGAINSNFYNMGDGYPLYLISQYNTIVTPSVISDSSSNYVSQPIAFGITKDGNGEIAYYNSKINVTYNGQTNEVNGLNVKRGTDEAVIYTPQNHSSMTPNNGKGMEFIVETGNTVGATKFGQTLTGKVTAIRGYDDETKTKIPRNGFVLSFNGSAWGDKYRSIKVGDEISVNFAIDDRWMDAQFMMASGPLLVLDGKKNLTINESSSRAREVAPRTAIAISKDKKKVHLITVDGRISSSAGMSLPQFADYLVSLGFDRAINLDGGGSTTMGIRKYGSNTVVLANTPSGGTQRRVSAIIEAISTAPTTNAPKYIQVNRDKVGTLLVGATVKLTPNYVLDEYYNPLAVNASDFVLTPQNNTVTVNGLSYTAVAPGSERLTVSNKGATQTISFNVVDAPAGLSISGVTGPVEPNASLQLKANVTGTNNETLIYNDSQIKWSVDGNIGSVSSSGLFKSNGKEGTARVTATLGTKSVSKDIVVKAVEKPLFKDISVNNVYKKEIQYLVDNNLINGYPDGTFKPDLALNRGQAAVLLTRALGLSTKDVPNPGFSDLSTKSTYYGAVAAIVQAGIMSGTGDGKYEPGKPLTRAQMAKILVEAYKLTGTTSTKFKDVSTKHWAYDYIHTLAANEITTGYEDNTYKPSQEVSRVHFSLFLYRTITQNK; encoded by the coding sequence ATGAAAACAAATAAATCTCTATTTATTGCAGTGCTAATGGTGTTTGCACTCATTTTCAGTACACCGCAATTTGCAAGTGCAGCACAAACGACAAATGACTCATACCCGCTTTCAACAGGGGTAACATATTCAAACTACACTCATAAAGGTTCTAAAACAAGTGTGGTTAATCATTTAGAAGTTGATTTAACAGACTCTTTCACAAAAATCGGTTTAGGTTTACCATCTCCGGTCAATACGTTAATGACAACGACGCAACATGCGAACAGTCATACGAAGGAAGGAAACCGGGTAGTTGGGGCAATCAACTCTAATTTCTATAATATGGGGGATGGCTATCCTTTATATTTAATTTCTCAATATAATACAATCGTTACACCAAGCGTTATTTCAGATTCAAGTTCGAACTATGTGAGCCAACCGATCGCATTCGGTATTACAAAGGACGGAAACGGAGAGATTGCTTACTACAATAGTAAGATTAACGTTACATATAACGGTCAAACAAATGAAGTAAATGGTCTTAATGTAAAGCGCGGAACAGATGAGGCGGTTATTTATACACCGCAAAATCATAGTTCTATGACGCCGAACAATGGAAAAGGTATGGAGTTTATCGTTGAAACTGGAAATACAGTCGGTGCAACGAAATTCGGCCAAACATTAACGGGTAAGGTAACAGCAATCCGCGGTTATGATGATGAAACAAAAACGAAAATTCCGCGTAACGGTTTCGTGCTTTCTTTTAACGGATCAGCATGGGGCGATAAATACCGTAGTATTAAAGTCGGTGATGAAATTTCAGTAAACTTTGCTATTGATGATCGTTGGATGGACGCACAGTTTATGATGGCAAGTGGTCCATTACTAGTATTGGACGGCAAGAAAAATCTGACAATCAATGAATCAAGCTCACGTGCTCGAGAAGTTGCACCACGAACGGCGATTGCAATCAGCAAAGATAAGAAGAAAGTACACTTAATTACAGTGGACGGACGTATTAGCTCAAGTGCAGGTATGTCTTTACCACAGTTTGCGGATTATCTAGTAAGCCTTGGCTTTGACCGTGCGATTAATTTAGATGGCGGCGGTTCAACAACAATGGGTATTCGAAAATACGGCAGTAACACAGTCGTTTTAGCCAATACACCGTCTGGAGGTACACAACGTCGCGTATCTGCAATTATTGAAGCAATCAGTACAGCACCAACAACAAATGCACCTAAATATATTCAAGTGAATCGTGATAAAGTAGGTACGTTATTAGTCGGTGCAACAGTGAAACTTACACCAAACTATGTGTTGGACGAGTATTACAATCCATTGGCAGTAAATGCAAGTGATTTTGTGTTAACACCGCAAAATAACACAGTAACAGTTAACGGCTTAAGCTATACAGCTGTAGCGCCTGGCTCAGAACGTCTAACGGTTTCAAATAAAGGCGCAACACAAACGATCAGCTTCAATGTAGTGGATGCACCTGCTGGACTTTCTATTTCAGGAGTAACAGGTCCAGTTGAACCAAATGCATCGCTTCAATTAAAAGCAAATGTAACAGGAACAAATAATGAAACATTAATTTATAACGATTCACAAATTAAATGGTCTGTTGATGGAAACATCGGTTCAGTATCCAGCTCAGGTCTTTTCAAATCGAATGGTAAAGAAGGCACTGCCCGTGTAACAGCGACATTAGGAACAAAATCTGTTTCTAAAGATATCGTTGTAAAGGCGGTAGAAAAACCATTATTCAAAGATATTTCTGTGAACAATGTTTATAAAAAAGAAATTCAATATTTAGTGGATAATAACTTAATCAACGGGTATCCGGATGGTACATTCAAACCGGATTTAGCATTAAACCGTGGTCAAGCAGCTGTACTGCTGACTCGTGCATTAGGCTTATCTACAAAAGATGTGCCAAACCCTGGATTTAGCGATCTATCAACAAAGAGCACATATTATGGTGCAGTTGCAGCGATTGTACAAGCAGGCATCATGAGTGGTACTGGTGATGGCAAGTATGAGCCAGGCAAACCATTAACTCGTGCTCAAATGGCGAAAATCCTAGTTGAAGCATATAAGTTAACAGGTACTACTTCTACGAAATTTAAAGATGTAAGTACAAAGCACTGGGCGTACGATTATATTCATACGCTAGCAGCAAATGAAATTACGACTGGTTATGAAGATAATACTTATAAACCAAGTCAAGAAGTATCACGCGTGCACTTCAGCTTATTCTTATACCGCACAATTACACAAAACAAATAA
- a CDS encoding polymerase, with protein MNDISVKMNKKEWLEIFGAILVLVAALLLPPSIAQISTAIFFVLFAFFKPFQSLVILVPYVIFRTFFIELNPGLKLIGDLITIVVLLRLFLLNTKKLKTWFHFKPFEYFFFAFLIFGAIIGYKNGVSLGAIVFQLRTFGVMYLLYYILSRSELPKNFLVKLAWVTVFSGAVIFIQGIFEKLSMRQLLMPEIWTEKILSSTNFVRVYGMLNNPNSLALVMFFAIGAVFFLRWAYKNNEFKWTFRIAQVAFFGMLLLTLSRGTWISAFVFVLFFMLLSRNWKLLKRIAISFVVAIALIYFPVNWGVSFLQNLGVENTVAPEEISGGISNRFTETFSDDTLELMQESGRMFYIKKGFEVLKDYPITGAGFGTFGGSATLSYDSPIYEEYGIRSDIYGGKNFYSDNQYIQVIAETGAVGVLLFAGFLLAMVWMYWKERKTIFGQYLFGLWFATGVAGFFYNIWELKVYVLFYFILFGIFASMRTMYPMLKLSDYEKQKAE; from the coding sequence ATGAATGACATTTCTGTCAAAATGAATAAAAAAGAGTGGCTCGAAATTTTTGGAGCAATTCTTGTACTTGTGGCGGCATTACTGCTTCCGCCTTCGATAGCGCAAATCAGTACAGCGATTTTCTTTGTACTCTTTGCATTTTTTAAGCCGTTTCAAAGTTTAGTAATTTTAGTACCGTACGTTATTTTCCGTACCTTCTTTATTGAACTGAACCCTGGTCTTAAACTCATCGGCGATTTAATTACAATCGTCGTATTACTGCGTTTATTTTTACTTAATACGAAGAAACTTAAAACTTGGTTTCATTTCAAACCATTTGAATACTTCTTCTTCGCCTTTTTAATCTTCGGTGCAATCATCGGATACAAAAACGGTGTATCACTTGGTGCGATCGTCTTCCAATTACGTACATTCGGCGTTATGTATTTACTGTATTACATTCTAAGCCGCAGTGAATTGCCGAAAAACTTCCTTGTGAAACTGGCATGGGTTACTGTATTTTCAGGTGCAGTTATTTTTATTCAGGGGATTTTCGAAAAATTGTCGATGCGCCAGTTATTAATGCCTGAAATTTGGACGGAAAAAATACTTTCTTCAACAAACTTCGTGCGTGTCTACGGTATGCTGAACAATCCGAACTCACTGGCATTAGTCATGTTCTTTGCAATTGGCGCGGTATTCTTCCTGCGATGGGCTTATAAAAACAATGAATTTAAATGGACGTTCCGTATAGCACAAGTCGCTTTCTTTGGAATGCTGTTATTGACACTTTCCCGTGGTACATGGATTTCTGCGTTCGTCTTCGTCTTATTCTTCATGCTGCTATCACGAAATTGGAAGCTATTGAAGAGAATTGCCATTTCATTTGTTGTGGCAATCGCACTAATTTATTTCCCTGTAAACTGGGGAGTATCATTTTTACAGAACTTAGGTGTGGAAAACACGGTAGCACCAGAGGAAATTTCTGGTGGAATCAGCAATCGCTTCACGGAAACATTCTCGGACGACACTTTGGAGTTGATGCAGGAAAGTGGTCGTATGTTCTATATTAAAAAAGGATTTGAAGTGCTGAAGGATTATCCGATTACAGGTGCCGGTTTTGGTACATTCGGTGGTTCGGCAACTTTATCATATGACTCACCGATTTATGAGGAATATGGTATCCGTTCTGATATATACGGCGGCAAGAACTTCTATTCCGATAACCAATATATTCAAGTTATTGCAGAGACAGGTGCAGTCGGCGTTCTATTATTTGCAGGCTTCTTACTTGCGATGGTATGGATGTACTGGAAAGAACGTAAAACAATCTTCGGGCAATATTTATTCGGGCTATGGTTTGCAACAGGTGTAGCAGGGTTCTTCTATAATATTTGGGAATTAAAAGTATATGTCCTATTCTACTTTATTCTCTTTGGAATATTTGCAAGTATGCGCACAATGTATCCAATGCTCAAGCTCAGCGATTACGAAAAACAAAAAGCAGAATAA